A stretch of the Aegilops tauschii subsp. strangulata cultivar AL8/78 chromosome 4, Aet v6.0, whole genome shotgun sequence genome encodes the following:
- the LOC120962873 gene encoding uncharacterized protein yields the protein MGNSKSTVGEHQPEDDVTTGLTRGRSDAEHNASIIPVAEIVDNVYSTESVLTGGINVGDYNANFIPLHAGQEPSNDGIPSYSENNKDGTTKLRDDTQDDKTSEQHATVAVFNEEKNVGETREQFNAQRRESYRKKKEEDMVRLQEYNQPSLSKTDHRDLINAWRRASYRTKKSDGFINHLDDGPIVHRRTLCDITNVQQPSYVIPGTNVGAANQTHAR from the exons ATGGGGAATTCAAAAAGCACGGTTGGCGAACATCAACCTGAAGATGACGTAACTACAG GTCTTACACGCGGGAGAAGTGATGCAGAACACAATGCGAGCATCATACCCGTAGCTGAAATTGTTGATAACGTCTACTCGACGGAATCAG TCCTTACGGGCGGGATAAATGTTGGAGACTACAATGCAAACTTCATACCCTTACATGCAG GGCAGGAACCTTCAAACGACGGGATTCCGTCGTATTCTGAGAATAATAAGGATGGTACGACTAAGCTACGAGATGATACTCAAG ATGACAAAACTTCCGAGCAGCATGCAACAGTAGCTGTATTTAATGAAGAAAAAAATGTTGGCGAAACAAGGGAGCAGTTCAACGCACAGAGGCGTGAATCTTATCGGAAGAAAAAAGAGGAGGATATGGTCAGGTTACAAGAGTATAATCAGCCATCCCTTTCAAAGACTG ATCATAGGGATCTTATCAACGCGTGGAGGCGGGCATCTTATCGCACTAAGAAGTCAGATGGTTTTATAAACCATCTAGACGATGGGCCGATTGTTCACCGCCGTACTCTATGTGATATCACAAATGTTCAACAACCTTCATATGTGATCCCTG GAACTAATGTTGGGGCAGCTAATCAAACCCACGCGAGATGA